GCCGTTCCGTCGTGGTCGTCGGCGCCGGTGATCGAGTGTCCGCGCGAGCGTGACAGCGGGCCATGACGCCGCCGACCGCCGGGTATTTGGCAGCGTCTGGGATGCGTGGCGTTCGTAAAGCCGCTTGCCCGCCCGTGGGGCCCGTGCTATTCATTTACCGAACGGTCGTTCGGATTATTATTGGCGGCCGGCGAGGGAGACGGAGCGATGAACATGATGACCGGCGTCTCGCCATGGGAGCGGCTGATCCGGCCCGACCGGGTGCACGGATCGCTCTACACCGACCCCGAGATCTTCGAGGCCGAGCTCAAGCAGATCTGGTACCGGACCTGGGTCTATGTCGGCCATGAGAGCGAGGTGCCGAACGCCAACGACTACGTGGTCAAGTCGATCGGCCCGCAATCCGTCATCATGACGCGCGACGAGCAGGGCAAGGTCAATCTGCTGCTCAATCGCTGCTCGCATCGCGGCAACCAGGTCTGTTCCTTCGAGCGCGGCAATGCGCGCTCGTTCACCTGTCCGTTCCATTCCTGGACCTTCGCCAATGACGGCCGGCTGGTCGGCTATGCCTTCCCCGACGGCTACGAGGGGCAGGACAAGTCGCAGCTCGCGCTCGGGCGGGTGACGCGGGTCGAATCCTATCGTGGGTTCGTGTTCGGCTCGTTCGCGGCCGATGGGCCGACCCTCAAGGAACATCTCGGCGGCGCCGCCGAGACCATCGATCGCCTGGTGCGCACCTCGCCGGAAGGCGAGGTCGAGATCACGGCGGGCTTCCTCAAGCACCGCGTCAAGGCGAACTGGAAGTTCATCCTGGAGAATGAGTGCGACGGCTACCACCCGGCTTTCGTGCACACCTCGATCTTCGGCGTCGCCGACAGCATGATCGGCAAGCTCTATGGCGGCGCCTCGACCGCGCTGACCCGCGATTACGGCAACGGCCATACCGAGATCGATCTGCGCCCGGAGTTCCGCAAGCGCGATGCGCCGATGAGCTGGTTCGGCACCAGCGAGGAGCGGTTGCCCGACTATTCGGCGCGGATGAAGACGGCCTATGGCGACACCGCGGCGCGCGAGATCATGATCGACGGCACGCCGCATGTGATGATCTTCCCGAACCTGTTCATCGCCGAGATCCAGATGTTCGTGATCCAGCCGCTCGGCGTCGACGACAGCGTGCAGCACGTCACCGCGCTGCAATTCAAGGGCGCGCCCGACCTGAACCGGCGGCTGCGCCAGCAGACCATGGGCTCGGTCGGTCCGGCCGGCTTCCTGCTTGCGGACGATTCCGAAATGTACGAACGCTGCCACCGCGGCGTGCTGGCGCGCAATCCGGAGTGGATATTCCTTGGTCGCGGCGAGAAGCGTCAGCGGCAGGACGAACTCGGCTTCATCGTCGGCCACGTCACCGACGAGGTGCCGTCGCGCGGCATCTGGACCCATTATCGCAAGCTGATGGAGCCGGCCTGATGCTGTCGCGCGAAAGCAGCGCCACCTTGATGAGCGCCATCACCGCCTTCCTCTATCGCGAGGCGCGGCTGCAGGACGAGCATCAATACGAGGCCTGGGAGAAGCTCTGGACCGACGATGGCGTCTACTGGGTTCCGGCCAACGGCGCCGACATCGACCCGGAGCGGCAGATGTCGATCATCTACGACAATCGCTCGCGGATCGCGCTGCGGGTCCGGCAGCTGATGACCGGCAAGCATTTCACCCAGACGCCGCAGTCGAATTTGCGCCGGTTGATCTCCAATATCGAATTGATGGACGAGCAGCCTGACAACGGCGACTTCGCGGTCGCCAGCAACAGCCTGATTTTTGAATCCAGCCTGCGCGACGACACGCTGTGGGCGGCGCGCAACGAATACCGGCTGCGCCATGTCGATGGTGAATTGCGAATGGCCCACAAGAAGGTCGTTCTCGTCAACAACGACAAGGCGATCTACACGCTGTCATTCCTGGTTTAGGGAAGGTCTCGCCATGATCGACAAGGGCCCCGTCCTGCTCGACATCACCGACGGCATCGCGCGGCTGCGGCTCAACCGGCCTGATGCCGCCAACGGCATGAGCGCCGAGCTTTTGAGCGCACTGTGCGACGCCATCATGGTGTGCCACGGCCATTCGGACCTGCGCGTGGTGCTGCTGAGCGGTGAGGGCACCAATTTCTGCGCCGGCGGCGATGTCCGCGCCTTTGCCTCCAAGGGCGAGAAGCTGCCGGACTATATCCGCCAGGCAACCGCCTATCTGCAGAACGCGGTGACCGGATTGCTGCGTCTCGAGGCGCCGGTGATCGCATCGGTGCAGGGCTTTGCGGCGGGCGGCGGCGGCTTCGGCCTGGTCTGCGCCTCCGACATCGTGATTGCGGCAGAGTCCGCCAAATTCCTTGCGGGTGCGACGCGGGTGGCGATGGCGCCGGATGCCGGCGTCTCCGTCACGCTGTCGCGGCTGGTCGGTTTGCGGCGGGCGATGTCGATCCTGCTGACCAATCCGGTGATCCCGGCAGCCGAAGCGTTGCAGATGGGCATCGTCACCAAGGTCGTGCCCGATGCCGAACTCGCCGATGCATCGCTGGCGCTGGTGCGCGAGCTTGCTGCCGGTGCGCCGAAGGCGCTGGCGGCGACCAAGCGGCTGGTCTGGGCCGGCACCGGCACCAGCATCGAGCAGTGCCTGTCGGAAGAGGCGCGCACCGTTGCCGAGCTCTCGGGCATGGCCGATGCTCGCGAAGGGCTCGCCGCCGTTATCGAGCGGCGCAAACCAGTGTTCACGGGGCGCTGAGGTGGCGACCTTGCCATTCGGACGCCTCGACGGCCGCCGTGCCTTCGTTTCCGGCGGGGCGCGCGGCATTGGAGCTGCGATCGTTCGCAGCTTTGCCGCCGCGGGCGCCAGAGTCGTAATCGCCGATCTCGACGTGGCTGCGGCGTCCGAACTCGCGCGCGAAACCGGTGCCGGCGTCGCGGGGCTCGATGTCAGCGATACCACGGCGGTGCATGCCATGATGACGCAGGACGGCCCGTTCCACATCGTCGTCAACAATGCCGGCATCGATCAGCATGCCTTCTTCACCGACACGTCCGCGGACGATTGGGCCCGTCTGATCGCGGTCAACCTCACCTCGGTCCTGGCCTGCACCCATGCCGCGCTGCCGGCGATGCAGGCGGCGCGCTTCGGCCGCATCATCAACGTCACCTCGGAGGCGGCGCGGCTCGGCTCCAAGGGCGGCGCGGTCTATTCCGCAGCCAAAGGTGGCGTGATCTCCTTCACCCGGAGCATCGCGCGGGAGAATGCGCGGTTTCGCATCACTGCGAATGCGATCGCGCCGGGGCCGATCCGCACGCCGATGCTGGAGCAGGCCGTGGCAAAAGGCGGCGACAAGATCCTGCAGGCGATGACCGGCGCGACGCTGCTCGGCCGCCTCGGCGAGCCGGAGGAGGTTGCGGCCGCCGCGCTGTTCCTGGCTTCCGACCAGGCGGCCTACATCACCGGCGAAACGCTCGGCGTGTCCGGTGGCATGGGTATCGGCGGCTGAGATGGCGAGCGCGAGCGACGATATCGCAATCGATCCGGTCGAACGTGCGATCGAGCGCCTGCGCGTGATCTATCGGAGCTGGACCCGCGAAACGACTGTGGCGCAGATGCGCAGCGATTGGGATGCCGCCTTTGCCGGCTGCTCGGTTCCGGTGACGTGCCAGCCGGTCTCGGCTGGTGGTGTCCGTGGCGAATGGATTGTGCCGGCCAACGCGCCGCGCGACAAGGCGATCCTTTATTGTCACGGCGGCGGCTTCCGCATCGGCTCGGTCGCCTCGCATCGCGACCTGATCGCGCGGATTGCCGATGCATCCGGCTGCCGTGTGCTCGCGATCAACTATCGCCTCGCGCCGGAGCATCGCTTCCCTGCCGCGCTGGATGACGCGCTGATCGCCTATCGATATCTGCGTGATCAGGGATTGCGTCCCGCGGATGTCGCCTTCGCGGGCGACTCGGCCGGCGGCAATCTCGTGCTCGCGGCGATGCTGGCGGCGCGCGAGCGCGGCTGGCCTCTTCCCGCCGCCAGCGCTTTGATGTCGCCCTGGACCGATCTCGCCGCGACGGGCGCGAGCTATGAGACCAGGGCCGAGGCCGATCCGATCCACCAACGCGCGATGATCCTGGCGCTGGCGAAGAATTATCTCGGCAAGGATGGCGACGCCCGCGATCCGCTCGCCTCACCGCTCTACGCCGATCTGACGGGTCTGCCGCCGCTGCTGGTTCAGGTGGGCGACCGAGAGACCGTGCGCGACGATGCGACGGAGCTCGCCGTGCGCGCCAAGGCAGCCGGCGTCGACGTCGAGCTGCAGGTCTGGGACGGCATGATCCATGTGTTCCAGCTCTTTCCGGAGATTCCGCAGGCGCGAGAGGCGATTGCATCGCTGGCAAAATTCCTGCGCAGCCATCTTCACATCGGCCAAGAGAGGGCGCCACAATGAACGTCATGACCTCGGACCCGCGCCAGCTCGCTGAGACCGAATTCCATTTCCCGGAGCCGCCCAATCTGCCCGAGGAGCTGCGCATGCTGCGCGAGCAGGTCCGCCGCTTCGTCGAGAAGGAAGTGGTACCGCATGCCGAGGCGTGGGAGCGCGACGGCAAGATTCCGCGCGAGATCTATCGCCGCATGGGCGCGCTCGGCTTCCTCGGCATGCGCCATGCGGCCGAGTATGGCGGCACCGACATGGGGCCGCTGGCCTCGATGGTGTTCGCCGAGGAGCTCGGACGCTCGAGCTTCGGCGGCTTCACCTCGTCGATCCTCGTGCACACCGACATGTCGGCGGTGCATATCTCCCTGCGCGGCACGCCGGAGCAGAAGCAGAACTACCTGCCCGCGATCATCCGCGGCGAGACGGTCTGTTCGATCGCGGTGACCGAGCCCGACGCGGGCTCGGATGTCGCCGGCCTCAAGACGCGCGCGCGGCGCGACGGCGATCATTGGGTGATCAACGGCGCCAAGATGTTCATCACCAACGCGGTCTATGGCGACATCCTGATCGTCGCCGCGCGCACCGACCCGCACGCCAAGGGCAGTCGCGGCATTTCGCTGTTCATCGTGGAGCGCGACACGCCGGGCATCACGGCGACCAAGCTCGACAAGCATGGCTGGCTTTGCTCGGACACCGCCGAGCTCGGCTTCCAGGACGTCCGCGTGCCGGCGGGGAATCTGCTCGGCGAGGAGAACAAGGGTTTCTACGGCATCATGGAGACGTTCCAGAACGAGCGCATCTGCATCGGCGGCATCTGCGCCGGCGAGTCGGCCAAGGCGATCGAGCTGACGACCAATTATGTGAAGACGCGGCAGGCATTCGGCGGCCCGCTGTGGAACCAGCAGGGTGTGCGGATGAAGCTCGCCCAGCTCGCCGCGAAGGCGGCCGCTGCGCGGGCGCTGGCCTATCAGGCCGCCGAACTCGCGGCGGCCGGGAAGGAATGTCTGCGCGAAGTGTCGATGGTGAAGGCGCTGTCGCCCGAGGTGCTGCACGAGGTCGTGCACGGTTGCCTGCAACTGCATGGCGGCTCAGGCTTCATGCGCGGCACCGCGATCGAGCGCATGGTGCGCGACGCCCGCGTGCTGACGATCGGCGGCGGCGCCACCGAGGTGATGCTGGAGGAAGTCGCCAAGCGGATGTGAGGGCTTATCGCTGCGGCGCTGACGGCTTGCCCTGGCCGACCGCCTGCGCGGCGATCCCCGGTTTCAGCCGCCAGTCCTCGCCGAAATCCGCCAGCGGATGGAAGAACAGCGGCTCGGTGGTCTCGAGCTGGCGCAGGCGCTCGGCATAGTCGTCGAGATAGCGCTGCCGCGTGGCTTCGTCGACGAAGTTCACGGAATACGACACGAAGGGCGGCAGCACCTTGCAGCCGGCATAGGCCAGCATGCCGTTCTGGATCGGCCACAGCACCACGTCGAGCGCGCCGACCAGCCCGTCGGGCGCGCACATGCCGGGATAGGCGGCGGTCGAGGTCACGACCATCGCCCGGCGCCCCGCGAGGCCGCCGGTGTCATAGCGGCGGCCGCTGCCATAGACCGCGCCGTTGACGAACACGCGGTCGATCCAGCCCTTCATGATGGCGGGGACGGAGAACCACCACAGCGGAAACTGCAGGATCAGCAGGTCGCACCACAACAGCTTCTCGATCTCGACCGTGATGTCGCTGCTGAGCGTGCCCTGTTGCAAATTGTACTTCTGCTCGCGGTCATATTGCAGCCGGTCGGGAAACCGCCGCTCGCCGAAGTCATCTGATGTCGCCACCGGATTGAAGCCCATGGCGTAGAGATCCGAGATCCTGACCGCATGTCCGAGCGCGGTGAGCTCCGCCACCGACCGCGCCAGCAGCGCGGTGTTGAACGATCGCGTCTCCTGATGGGCAAAGACGATCAGGACCTTCATCGCTCTCAGTCCACCGGCTTGAAGCTGAGCGTGGCCGTGTCGGCCTGCATGATCTGCAGCTTCTGGTTGGAGAATCGGACGCCTGGGCCGAAGCTGATCGGCGCCATCACTCCGGTCTCGACATTCCTGGTCTTCTCCAGCTCGGAGATGGTGCAGGCCCAGGTCGGCTGCTTGCCGCAGCGCTCGATCGCCGCGATCAACACTTTGGCCGCGGCGTAGCCGGTCATGGTGTAGCGGTTGATGCCCTTGAATTCGGCTTCCGACACCAGGGGCTTGGCCTTTTCCAGGAACGCCTTGCCGGCTGGCCCTGCGAACGGCTCGACATAGTCGACCGCATAGATGCCGTCGCCGGCCGGGCCCATCAGCTTCAGCACCGGCTCGATCCGGCCGGGCCAGAAGATGCCGGTCACCGGCTTGATGCCGAGCTTCTCGATCTCCTTCATCATCGCGATGTTCTCGGCGATGATGCCGCCGGCCAGGAACACCTCGGCGCCGGAATCCTTGAGCTGCAGCATGTCGGACGAGAAGTCCTGCTGGCCCTTCTTGTAGTTGCCGCTGTAGACGACGTTCAGCTTCTTGGCCTTGACCACGCTATCGAAGCCGTCACGAACCGTGATGCCGTAATCGTCGTCCTGGGTGATCAGGCCCCATTTCTTGCCCGGGTTCTTGTCGGCCAGGAAGTTGACGAGGTGGACGATGCCCTCCTCGTAGGATTGTCCGATCACGAACACGTTCTTGCGCGGCGGCTCCCACAGGTGCTTGACCGGCGCGACGTCGATCACGGTCGGGATGCCCGACTTTTCCAGCACCGGCATCACGGCGATCGACTGGCCCGAGCCGGAGATGCCGATCATGGCGAAGACCTTGTCGACGTCGATCACCTTCTTGACGCCCTGGATGGTGCGCGCTGTCACGTAGCCGTCGTCCTCCAGCACATATTTGATCTTGCGGCCGTTGATGCCGCCGGCGGCATTGGCCTCCGCGATCGCGATTCTGTGGCCGAGCGAGGCCGCGACGCCGAGCAGCGCCGGCGGGCCGGTCAACGGTTCGACGTCGCCGATCAGGATCTCGGTGTCGATGATGCCGGGATCGGCGGCACGAGCAGGGCCGATAGCAAGACAGGAAGCTGAAAGCAGCAGCGACGCTGCTGCCAGATGTTTGATCATCGTCTCCTCCTCATGGTGTTGTGTCTTTTCTTGTCAGTAGCGCAGCGGCCAGTGCACCCAGGCTCGCTTGATGTCGTGCCAGGCGCCGACCAGCCCCCTCGGTTGGAAGCGCAGGAACAGGATGATGACAAGGCCGTAGAGCATGCTCTTCAGTTCTTGCGCCCCGGTCGTGAACGTCGCGTCCATCTGTGCGCTGAACAGGCTGAAGACGAGCCTGGTCGCCTCCGGCAGCAGCACGATCAGGACAGTGCCGAGCACCGCGCCGAGCGCCGAGCCGAGCCCGCCGACGATCAGGATCGCCAGCGCCTCGATCGAGAGCAGGAACGGAAAGCCCTCGACGCTGACGAAGGACAGATAGATGCCGTAGAGCGCGCCGGCGATGCCGGTGATGAAGGCAGAGGTGACGAAGGCGAACAGCTTGTAGGCGTGCAGATTGATGCCCATGACGCGGGCCGCGGTGTCGTTGTCCCTGATCGCGACGAAGGCGCGGCCGACCCGGCTGCGGCGGATGTTGAGGGTGGCAAAGAGAGTCAGCGCCGCGATGGCAAGGCAGAGATAGGTGAAGGCGGCATCGCTGTCGAAGCTGATGCCGAAGATCTCGGGCCGCTGCAACTGGATGCCGCGGGCGCCGTTGGTGAGCCAGCGCATCTCCAGGATCACGGTGTTGATGATGAAGGAAAAGGCGAGCGTGGTGATGGCGAGATAGAGCCCCTTCAGCCGCAGCGACGGCGCGCCGACGATCAGGCTCGCCAGCGCCGGCACCACGCCGGCGCCGAGGAAGCCGACCGGCGGCGGCATCTGATATTTCGACACCAGCACCGCGTAGGCATAAGCACCAGTGACGAGGAAGCCGACATGGCCGAGCGAGATCAGGCCGGTGTAGCCGGTCAGAATGTTGAGCCCGAGCGCGCCGGTCACCGTGATCAGGATGATCATCAGGAACGACAGCGCATAGGAGTTCAACAGGAAGGGCGCCGCGATCAGCGCCAGCAGCAGCACGGCCGACCACAGCCAAACCGGCGGGGAATCGATCAGCGCGACCAGCTCGCTATGGGTCTGTTTGTAATCGCCGGTCCGCATCACACCCTCTCGATATCGCGTTCGCCGAAGATGCCGAACGGGCGGATCATCAGCACCACGATGATCATGGCAAAGCCCGCGACTTCCTTCATCCCGGAGCCGAGATAGCCGCCGGCCAGGTTTTCGGTGATGCCGATCAGGAGACCGCCGATGCCGGAGCCGAGCACCGCATCGAGGCCGCCCAGGATCGTCGCCGGAAACGCCTTCAGCCCGAGCTGGAACATGGCCGGCGACAGATCGTAGGACAGTGCGAAGAACACGCCGCCGATGCCGGCGATCATGGAAGACGCGGCCCAGGCCAGCGCATGGACCTTCGTCGCGCTGATGCCCATCAACAGCGCGGTGCGGTCGTCGGCCGCGACCGCGCGCATCGCGACGCCGACCTTGCTGTATCGGAAGAACGCCCAGATCGTGGCGAGCAGCAGCAGCAGCGCGGCGATCACGGCAATCTGGCCGGTGCGCACGCCGATGCCGCCGAGATGGACGATGCCGCGGCCCATGCCGAGTTCGAGGCCGTGCGGGTAGGCATCCCAGATGAAGTTGATCGCCGAGCGCAGGATCACTGCGAGCCCGATCGTGACCATTACCGTCGCGAACACCGGCTCGCCCAGCATCGGCCGCATCACCAGCCGCTCGATGACGAGGCCGAGCACGACGGCCGCCAGGATCGCGCCGATTGCGACGACGAACACGTTGCCGCTGACCGTGGTCGAAATCGTCCAGGCGATATAGGCGGTGATCATGGTCATCTCGCCCTGCGCGAAATTGACCAGGCCGGTCGACTTGTAGATCACCGCAAAGCCCATCGCGATCAGGCCGTAGATCGCGCCGATCGCAAGTCCCGAGATCAAGAGTTGGATGAGATACTGCATTCAGCCCTCCGACTGATAGATGATCGCGAGCTCGCGGGCGAATTTCTTCTCGATCATGGCGCGGCGTACCTTCTGCGTCGCGGTCAGCTCGCCGTCGTCGTGGTCGAGCTCCTTCTCGATGATGGCAAAGCGCCTGATGTTCTCGACTCGGGCAAACCGCTTGTTGGTCTCGCCCACGATCCGTTCGACCAGCTCGTGCACGTCAGGCAGCTGCGACAGCGACTTGTAGTTGGTGTAGGCCAGCGCGCGGTCGCGGGCCCAGCGTCCGACATTGTCGTAGTCGACCTGGATGATGGCGCCGAGATACTTCTTGGCCTCGCCCACCACGATCGCTTCCTTGATGAACTCGGAATCCTTCAGCGCGTTCTCGATCTCCGATGGCGCGATGTTCTTGCCGCCGGCGGTGATGATGATCGCCTTCTTGCGGTCGACCACGGCGATCTCGCCGTTGTCGAGGATGTCGATGATGTCGCCGGTGCGCAGCCAGCCATCGCTCTCCAGCGAAGCTGTTGAGGCTTTCTCGTCGAGGAAATAGCCTTTGAAGACGCCGGGGTTGCGCAGCAGGATCTCGCCGTCGGCGTCGCACTTCCATTCCGTCTGGGGTAACGGCACGCCGCAGCCACCGATCCGGTGATGGCTTTCGGTCTGGATGAAGGCGACGCCACCGCTCTCGGTCAGGCCGTAACCCTGCGAAACCGGACGGCCGATGATGTCGAAGAAGCGCAACGTCTCCGGCGAGATCGAGGCGCCGGCACAGAGCCGATGCCGGCTGTAGGCGAAGCCGAGATGACGCTGCAAATTGCGGAACATCAGCATATAGAGCAGGCCGAACGCCGCGCGATCGAGCAAGTTGGCCTTGCCGGCCTGCCGTCGGTCGGACAGCGTGCGGCCCCAGGCGAGACACGCTCTTGTAAAGCCCTGCCGCAGCCTGCCGCTTTCGCCGAGGCGGAACAGAAAGCCCTGCTGAAGCTTCTCGTAGATTCTCGGTACGCCGACGAAGAAGGTCGGCGCGATCTCGCGGATGTTGATCGCGACCGTGTCGATCGATTCGGCAAAGGACACGGTGCCGCCGAGCACCAGATGCGTCACCGTGCCGTAGCAGCGCTCGGCGACGTGGCACAGCGGCAGATAGCTCACCGCCTCGAACGGCTTGTCGGCGATCCCGACGGTTTTGGCGTATGCAAAGGCGGCGTAGACGAGGTTCCGATGGGTCAGCATCGCGCCCTTGGGCGGACCCGTCGTGCCCGACGTGTAGACGAGGATGCAGACATCGTCGGGCGTGCCCTGGCTGATCAGCCGGTCGAGCGTGGCATCGGCGTCCGGGTTCTGCTGCCCATAGGCCTTGCCGCGCTCACATAGGGCCTCGAACGACATCAGCTCCGATTGGCGGTAGTGCCGCAGCCCCTTCATGTCGATGCAGACGATGGCCTCGAGATCCGGCAGGCCGCCATTGTTGGCCATCGCGTCGAGCACCTTGTCGGTCTGCTCCTGGTCGCCGGTGACGACCATGCGGGCACCCGAATGCTTGACGATGTATTGCAGCTCGACCCAGGGATTGGTCGGATAGATGCCGACCGCGACCGCGCCGATCATCTGGGTGCCGAGATCGGCATAAAACCACTCCGGCGTGTTCTCGCCGGCGATGGCGATGCGATCGCCGGGTTTGACGCCGAGCGAGAGCAGGCCTAGCGCGACCGCGCGCGCCGTTTCGTAATAGTGCCGCCAAGAATACGGATTCCAGATGCCGTAATCCTTCTCGCGCAGCGCCAGCGCATCGCCATGCATGGCGGCGCGCTGGCGCAGCAATTGCGGGATGGTGATGGCGGCGCCCTCGAGCGCCGCCTGAAACGTATCGGCGCTCGCCACCGGTGCGCTGCGCGCGGCGCCGGCCTGCAACGGCGGATGAACGGTGCGAAAACTGTCCAGCGTCGACATCACGCGCCCACCTTCATCGCCTCGGCGCGCTGGCCGCCGAGATAGGCCTCCGCGACCGCGGGATCGCGCCTGATCTCGTCGGGCGTGCCCTCGGCGATCTTGCGTCCGAAATTGAGCACATGGATGCGGTCGGAGATGTCCATCACGATGCGCATCTCATGTTCGATCAT
The window above is part of the Bradyrhizobium sp. PSBB068 genome. Proteins encoded here:
- a CDS encoding AMP-binding protein, whose translation is MSTLDSFRTVHPPLQAGAARSAPVASADTFQAALEGAAITIPQLLRQRAAMHGDALALREKDYGIWNPYSWRHYYETARAVALGLLSLGVKPGDRIAIAGENTPEWFYADLGTQMIGAVAVGIYPTNPWVELQYIVKHSGARMVVTGDQEQTDKVLDAMANNGGLPDLEAIVCIDMKGLRHYRQSELMSFEALCERGKAYGQQNPDADATLDRLISQGTPDDVCILVYTSGTTGPPKGAMLTHRNLVYAAFAYAKTVGIADKPFEAVSYLPLCHVAERCYGTVTHLVLGGTVSFAESIDTVAINIREIAPTFFVGVPRIYEKLQQGFLFRLGESGRLRQGFTRACLAWGRTLSDRRQAGKANLLDRAAFGLLYMLMFRNLQRHLGFAYSRHRLCAGASISPETLRFFDIIGRPVSQGYGLTESGGVAFIQTESHHRIGGCGVPLPQTEWKCDADGEILLRNPGVFKGYFLDEKASTASLESDGWLRTGDIIDILDNGEIAVVDRKKAIIITAGGKNIAPSEIENALKDSEFIKEAIVVGEAKKYLGAIIQVDYDNVGRWARDRALAYTNYKSLSQLPDVHELVERIVGETNKRFARVENIRRFAIIEKELDHDDGELTATQKVRRAMIEKKFARELAIIYQSEG